A region from the Vespula pensylvanica isolate Volc-1 chromosome 9, ASM1446617v1, whole genome shotgun sequence genome encodes:
- the LOC122631802 gene encoding uncharacterized protein LOC122631802 isoform X2, whose translation MVAETYYMRNPYPVPDVSREGCWTIGGPVLGNKVLPNYKDWDLRLTPFERLFAHHTLNSIRKDCRLIRPQVPKDSLDLALNSVYVHSKDTLVPKMYTIMQPETLGQETWRVLKNEIKVIPTKPKLPVEQTRKVIKTDNIFESSTKERILGEELKCYRGPVAPDRIHPSSVKLAIEGPHTDQSNPGYSRKIDGTFYNI comes from the exons ATGGTGGCTGAAACGTATTACATGCGGAATCCTTATCCCGTACCGGATGTCTCTCGAGAGGGTTGTTGGACGATCGGTGGACCAGTACTAGGTAATAAAGTCTTACCTAACTACAAAGATTGGGATCTAAGATTGACTCCTTTCGAACGTCTCTTCGCTCATCATACCTTGAATAGCATAAGGAAAGATTGTCGATTGATCAGACCGCAG GTACCGAAAGATTCATTGGACTTGGCATTGAACAGTGTTTACGTTCATAGCAAGGACACGTTAGTTCCAAAGATGTATACAATCATGCAACCAGAAACTCTAGGACAAGAGACTTGGCGAGTTCTCAAGAATGAGATAAAG GTCATACCTACGAAGCCAAAATTACCGGTCGAACAGACGAGAAAGGTAATCAAAACTGATAACATATTCGAATCTTCGACGAAGGAAAGGATTTTGGGTGAAGAATTAAAATGTTATCGCGGCCCGGTTGCTCCGGATAGGATACATCCTAGCAGCGTGAAATTAGCTATCGAGGGTCCTCACACGGATCAATCGAATCCTGGCTACAGTCGTAAAATTGACGGaactttttacaatatttaa
- the LOC122631758 gene encoding uncharacterized protein LOC122631758 isoform X2 — MRVFINLLGREMYSFHKGMNNFGMKLRKFHESCLVYSLRQDIISNNGISNVLTKEQANILAGKLSPEERNILMTALSKYKSMDDKALYEGIRWRSKLGRPTKLPTLGDVDPTGSYCPLPEDWLLHKSAIVFLHSLWILIFENDARPSNRILLKVAFINSIPFIAFGFLDNAIMIVAGDYIEIFLSNKFPISTMAAAALGNTVSDIIGIGSTNWVESLVEKVGIKRPYLSNAQSKLRRTRMAVNLGRVVGITIGCLVGMITIPAVNFFCNR, encoded by the exons atgcgcgtttttataaatttattaggtAGAGAAATGTATTCGTTTCACAAAGGAATGAACAATTTtg GAATGAAATTGAGAAAATTTCATGAAAGTTGCTTAGTATATTCCTTGAGACAAgatataatttcaaacaatGGTATTTCAAATGTTTTGACTAAAGAACAAGCCAATATATTAGCAGGAAAATTATCTCCAGAAGAGCGAAATATTCTGATGACTGCTTTGAGCAAATATAAATCTATGGATGATAAAGCTTTATATGAag GTATTCGTTGGAGAAGTAAACTTGGAAGGCCTACAAAATTGCCTACTCTCGGTGATGTCGATCCTACTGGTAGTTACTGTCCTTTACCCGAAGATTGGCTTCTTCATAAGTCTG CAATTGTATTTTTGCATTCTTTATGGATATTAATAT TTGAAAATGATGCAAGACCGAGTAATAGAATTCTTCTAAAAG TTGCATTTATAAATAGTATTCCATTCATTGCCTTTGGTTTTCTCGACAACGCCATCATGATAGTTGct GGTGActacattgaaatttttctgaGCAACAAATTTCCTATTTCAACTATGGCAGCTGCAGCTTTAGGAAATACTGTATCTGATATCATAGGAATTGGATCTACAAATTGGGTAGAAAGTTTAGTAGAAAAGGTAGGAATTAAGAGACCATATTTAAGCAATGCACAGTCAAAATTACGAAGGACAAGGATGGCTGTAAATTTA GGTAGAGTGGTTGGAATTACAATAGGATGTCTAGTTGGAATGATAACAATACCAGCGGTAAACTTTTTCTGCAatagataa
- the LOC122631758 gene encoding uncharacterized protein LOC122631758 isoform X3, whose amino-acid sequence MRVFINLLGREMYSFHKGMNNFGMKLRKFHESCLVYSLRQDIISNNGISNVLTKEQANILAGKLSPEERNILMTALSKYKSMDDKALYEAQLAGIRWRSKLGRPTKLPTLGDVDPTGSYCPLPEDWLLHKSVENDARPSNRILLKVAFINSIPFIAFGFLDNAIMIVAGDYIEIFLSNKFPISTMAAAALGNTVSDIIGIGSTNWVESLVEKVGIKRPYLSNAQSKLRRTRMAVNLGRVVGITIGCLVGMITIPAVNFFCNR is encoded by the exons atgcgcgtttttataaatttattaggtAGAGAAATGTATTCGTTTCACAAAGGAATGAACAATTTtg GAATGAAATTGAGAAAATTTCATGAAAGTTGCTTAGTATATTCCTTGAGACAAgatataatttcaaacaatGGTATTTCAAATGTTTTGACTAAAGAACAAGCCAATATATTAGCAGGAAAATTATCTCCAGAAGAGCGAAATATTCTGATGACTGCTTTGAGCAAATATAAATCTATGGATGATAAAGCTTTATATGAag cTCAATTAGCAGGTATTCGTTGGAGAAGTAAACTTGGAAGGCCTACAAAATTGCCTACTCTCGGTGATGTCGATCCTACTGGTAGTTACTGTCCTTTACCCGAAGATTGGCTTCTTCATAAGTCTG TTGAAAATGATGCAAGACCGAGTAATAGAATTCTTCTAAAAG TTGCATTTATAAATAGTATTCCATTCATTGCCTTTGGTTTTCTCGACAACGCCATCATGATAGTTGct GGTGActacattgaaatttttctgaGCAACAAATTTCCTATTTCAACTATGGCAGCTGCAGCTTTAGGAAATACTGTATCTGATATCATAGGAATTGGATCTACAAATTGGGTAGAAAGTTTAGTAGAAAAGGTAGGAATTAAGAGACCATATTTAAGCAATGCACAGTCAAAATTACGAAGGACAAGGATGGCTGTAAATTTA GGTAGAGTGGTTGGAATTACAATAGGATGTCTAGTTGGAATGATAACAATACCAGCGGTAAACTTTTTCTGCAatagataa
- the LOC122631802 gene encoding uncharacterized protein LOC122631802 isoform X1 translates to MGDRNQGSIDRSFTNMVAETYYMRNPYPVPDVSREGCWTIGGPVLGNKVLPNYKDWDLRLTPFERLFAHHTLNSIRKDCRLIRPQVPKDSLDLALNSVYVHSKDTLVPKMYTIMQPETLGQETWRVLKNEIKVIPTKPKLPVEQTRKVIKTDNIFESSTKERILGEELKCYRGPVAPDRIHPSSVKLAIEGPHTDQSNPGYSRKIDGTFYNI, encoded by the exons ATGGGAGATCGTAATCAAGGATCTATCGACCGTAGCTTTACAAATATGGTGGCTGAAACGTATTACATGCGGAATCCTTATCCCGTACCGGATGTCTCTCGAGAGGGTTGTTGGACGATCGGTGGACCAGTACTAGGTAATAAAGTCTTACCTAACTACAAAGATTGGGATCTAAGATTGACTCCTTTCGAACGTCTCTTCGCTCATCATACCTTGAATAGCATAAGGAAAGATTGTCGATTGATCAGACCGCAG GTACCGAAAGATTCATTGGACTTGGCATTGAACAGTGTTTACGTTCATAGCAAGGACACGTTAGTTCCAAAGATGTATACAATCATGCAACCAGAAACTCTAGGACAAGAGACTTGGCGAGTTCTCAAGAATGAGATAAAG GTCATACCTACGAAGCCAAAATTACCGGTCGAACAGACGAGAAAGGTAATCAAAACTGATAACATATTCGAATCTTCGACGAAGGAAAGGATTTTGGGTGAAGAATTAAAATGTTATCGCGGCCCGGTTGCTCCGGATAGGATACATCCTAGCAGCGTGAAATTAGCTATCGAGGGTCCTCACACGGATCAATCGAATCCTGGCTACAGTCGTAAAATTGACGGaactttttacaatatttaa
- the LOC122631758 gene encoding uncharacterized protein LOC122631758 isoform X4, whose product MRVFINLLGREMYSFHKGMNNFGMKLRKFHESCLVYSLRQDIISNNGISNVLTKEQANILAGKLSPEERNILMTALSKYKSMDDKALYEGIRWRSKLGRPTKLPTLGDVDPTGSYCPLPEDWLLHKSVENDARPSNRILLKVAFINSIPFIAFGFLDNAIMIVAGDYIEIFLSNKFPISTMAAAALGNTVSDIIGIGSTNWVESLVEKVGIKRPYLSNAQSKLRRTRMAVNLGRVVGITIGCLVGMITIPAVNFFCNR is encoded by the exons atgcgcgtttttataaatttattaggtAGAGAAATGTATTCGTTTCACAAAGGAATGAACAATTTtg GAATGAAATTGAGAAAATTTCATGAAAGTTGCTTAGTATATTCCTTGAGACAAgatataatttcaaacaatGGTATTTCAAATGTTTTGACTAAAGAACAAGCCAATATATTAGCAGGAAAATTATCTCCAGAAGAGCGAAATATTCTGATGACTGCTTTGAGCAAATATAAATCTATGGATGATAAAGCTTTATATGAag GTATTCGTTGGAGAAGTAAACTTGGAAGGCCTACAAAATTGCCTACTCTCGGTGATGTCGATCCTACTGGTAGTTACTGTCCTTTACCCGAAGATTGGCTTCTTCATAAGTCTG TTGAAAATGATGCAAGACCGAGTAATAGAATTCTTCTAAAAG TTGCATTTATAAATAGTATTCCATTCATTGCCTTTGGTTTTCTCGACAACGCCATCATGATAGTTGct GGTGActacattgaaatttttctgaGCAACAAATTTCCTATTTCAACTATGGCAGCTGCAGCTTTAGGAAATACTGTATCTGATATCATAGGAATTGGATCTACAAATTGGGTAGAAAGTTTAGTAGAAAAGGTAGGAATTAAGAGACCATATTTAAGCAATGCACAGTCAAAATTACGAAGGACAAGGATGGCTGTAAATTTA GGTAGAGTGGTTGGAATTACAATAGGATGTCTAGTTGGAATGATAACAATACCAGCGGTAAACTTTTTCTGCAatagataa
- the LOC122631582 gene encoding protein CNPPD1 translates to MTKNYSKETSIPSKLKGPNDHNEFLNRITKSLYYFEFPMTDCLSLPVTEMAAELFTGVNHTLERLDVEEASKISRNACVSPCSLILALLYLEKLKDCNPEYLQQVAPSKLFLVSLMVATKFLNDDGEEDQVFNTEWALSSNLTILQINQLEKEFLNAIDWSVYVQNQDFWKRLQKLEKDIAYKEAQKRGWFSYTELSCLMDSVQLLALVYEFINISSVCLVAYAIGVVTILGSAIVTSHLPGTHLSSTVLRNTENITNISIDTEIEKERINQDIEIPDIFTTMDFTHATKSDKICEKNEVVSISWKCWIHSMATWLPEDTYLKSQPMNQLHFTDYITFSTISKFILDTNSSTELILQ, encoded by the exons ATgacgaaaaattattcgaaagaaacatCAATTCCATCGAAATTAAag GGTCCAAACGATCACAATGAATTTTTGAATCGAATTACAAAGTCATtgtattatttcgaatttccGATGACCGATTGTCTCAGTTTGCCAGTTACTG AAATGGCGGCGGAACTTTTTACTGGGGTGAATCATACATTAGAACGATTAGATGTGGAAGAAGCAAGTAAAATTTCTAGAAACGCCTGTGTTTCTCCTTGTTCCTTAATCCTAGCATTATTGTacttagaaaaattaaaagattgtAATCCTGAATATCTTCAACAAGTGGCACCTTCTAAactatttcttgtttcttta atggTAGCTACTAAATTCTTGAACGATGATGGAGAAGAAGATCAAGTTTTTAATACAGAATGGGCATTGTCAAGCAATTTAACCATATTGCAGATAAATCAATTGGAAAAGGAGTTTTTAAATGCTATT GATTGGTCTGTATATGTCCAAAATCAAGATTTTTGGAAAAGGCTACAAAaactagaaaaagatattgctTATAAAGAAGCTCAAAAACGAGGATGGTTTTCTTACACAGAATTAAGTTGTCTTATGGATTCCGTTCAACTACTAGCTCTtgtttatgaatttataaatatatcatctgTATGTTTAGTAGCATATGCTATTGGAGTAGTCACTATTTTGGGATCTGCTATAGTTACAAGTCATTTGCCTGGTACACATCTTAGTTCAACGGTATTGAGAAATActgaaaatataacaaacataAGCATagatacagagatagagaaagaaaggataaatcAAGATATTGAGATACCTGATATATTTACAACGATGGATTTTACACATGCTACAAAGTCTGATaaaatatgtgaaaaaaatgaagtagTAAGCATATCTTGGAAATGTTGGATACATTCTATGGCTACTTGGCTTCCTGAAGATACATATTTGAAATCTCAACCAATGAACCAATTACACTTTAcagattatattacattttctactATAAGTAAATTTATACTCGATACTAATTCTTCTACGGAATTAATTCTACAATGA
- the LOC122631758 gene encoding uncharacterized protein LOC122631758 isoform X1 translates to MRVFINLLGREMYSFHKGMNNFGMKLRKFHESCLVYSLRQDIISNNGISNVLTKEQANILAGKLSPEERNILMTALSKYKSMDDKALYEAQLAGIRWRSKLGRPTKLPTLGDVDPTGSYCPLPEDWLLHKSAIVFLHSLWILIFENDARPSNRILLKVAFINSIPFIAFGFLDNAIMIVAGDYIEIFLSNKFPISTMAAAALGNTVSDIIGIGSTNWVESLVEKVGIKRPYLSNAQSKLRRTRMAVNLGRVVGITIGCLVGMITIPAVNFFCNR, encoded by the exons atgcgcgtttttataaatttattaggtAGAGAAATGTATTCGTTTCACAAAGGAATGAACAATTTtg GAATGAAATTGAGAAAATTTCATGAAAGTTGCTTAGTATATTCCTTGAGACAAgatataatttcaaacaatGGTATTTCAAATGTTTTGACTAAAGAACAAGCCAATATATTAGCAGGAAAATTATCTCCAGAAGAGCGAAATATTCTGATGACTGCTTTGAGCAAATATAAATCTATGGATGATAAAGCTTTATATGAag cTCAATTAGCAGGTATTCGTTGGAGAAGTAAACTTGGAAGGCCTACAAAATTGCCTACTCTCGGTGATGTCGATCCTACTGGTAGTTACTGTCCTTTACCCGAAGATTGGCTTCTTCATAAGTCTG CAATTGTATTTTTGCATTCTTTATGGATATTAATAT TTGAAAATGATGCAAGACCGAGTAATAGAATTCTTCTAAAAG TTGCATTTATAAATAGTATTCCATTCATTGCCTTTGGTTTTCTCGACAACGCCATCATGATAGTTGct GGTGActacattgaaatttttctgaGCAACAAATTTCCTATTTCAACTATGGCAGCTGCAGCTTTAGGAAATACTGTATCTGATATCATAGGAATTGGATCTACAAATTGGGTAGAAAGTTTAGTAGAAAAGGTAGGAATTAAGAGACCATATTTAAGCAATGCACAGTCAAAATTACGAAGGACAAGGATGGCTGTAAATTTA GGTAGAGTGGTTGGAATTACAATAGGATGTCTAGTTGGAATGATAACAATACCAGCGGTAAACTTTTTCTGCAatagataa